The window CAAATAAATTCACTTTAGGCACAAAGTTCAAAtcttggttgcaaatgcaagtgcATTGAGTGAAGGATCGATCTTAGGATTTAAGAATCTTgataattcaaatgaagatcgcgattaatcggaaaaactatatttttacccacccctagtttctaccatatatatatatatatatatatatatatatataataaaaaaagtttttgcacaTTTTTACAGCTTTGATGGTAAATtattcataaatcatatttatataGTGGGGTTTAAAAGTCTGAGACAACATGTGAAGATTTGTCATTTCTGATATTCTATATTCATTTCCGATAttctctgacttttttttttatacatcattacaaattataatcATTATTACATTAAATTACCTGATGATCTATGTTATCgcagcatgatttgaaaatgttccaaataataaaaaataaatcttgtgtgcttcaatagtAGCTTGAAATCTGATCTTAAATATGAAGAAATTAGCGTGGTcaaaatttgcatttattttacattaataattatttcaattcatcacataatttttgtttttgtttaaaaaaatcataaaaatgtttatttccaggttaaattattaaataaattgttaaatcattttcagttttgactTGAGACTTTTGGACCCGATCAACACCTTTGAACCTAAAATCAGTTCAACATACCTAATACAGtctttaattttcaaaaatgaaattcacaaacAATCTACAAAATTAGTTATTTGGTTTGATGTTTTATGGTTCATGATCAGTGTtcggtaagttactcaaaaaagtaattcattactacTTATTATCTTCTAcattgtaattagaatacagaaCTAATTACGctttctgaaaagtaattgcaatgatggcgtggtggtggcgtagtgggctaaagcacataactggtaatcagaaggttgctggtttgatccccacagtcaccaccattgtgtccttgagcaaggcacttaactccaggttgctctggggggattgtccctgtaataatgccactgtaagtcactttggataaaagcgtctgccaaatgcattacttattaattactttttaaaaccctAATCAAACTCGAACAGATGAACAATACAAGAATAAAcatgaaactattcttttaattctttcaaataaatcatataaaatctaattaattattcatgaactggccaaagaatttaaagcgtttaattagaaaacatacattttaacattagacatatttttattttaaattcactattgattTATATAGAATtgctctatagtctatacagtatttaatgcaattacatcagaagaaactgttattaaattactgaaaattgACGAGTAATCCcttgttttacttttttcaaGGAAAAAgtacattaatttcagtaatcaattacttagtaatgctgtgttaggaagaaagaaatgacaagaATTGATCACATACAGgaacttctgctgttgtagaaatAATGAGGGATACTTGTAATGTGTGAGGAATTAAACAGAGGCAGGAGCTTCACACACAAATCTTTTCTCTTCAAAACAGAAAGCATCAGTCCAGAAATCAGTCTCTCCATTTATGTGCCCCAGACAAGCACAGTCCTCACCGGCCGGATGATCTTTTGTCCAGTTATCCGGTTCACTTTCTCCGTTCTCTCGCTTCATCCAGAATCTGCACACAtatgacaaaaagaaaaaaagcatacCTGCTTGAGCAGAATACTACACAACCTAATTATATTGGTTTGTATTTACTTACTCCATTGAATCATTGAGTGGCTGGTTATTCACCCagacccagtgtccctcagtttcCAGATCATTAAGACCAATCCAGTGAGTCTCTTTAACTTCAGACACAAGAAAATCCTAACAgagaaatacattacaaaaacaTGTTCCTATTGTGAAGTCAAGtcatatttgtatagcacctttcacaacacatcgtttcaaagcagctttacagaaaatgatgctgtaaaaAACATGCTATTAAAGTCCTCATTGTGCAAGTATATTAAATAACAATATTACAAATTAAGCCTTAAAAATTACAGTCTTTAGgcctccagtgagcaagccaaaggtgtcTGTGGCATCGAACATAAAACTTGAGTAGATGTTGTTGGCCAAAGTTTAAACTAAAGGTATTTACAAAatataagattaatgattaagtgtctCTGAATTCCAGCCCAAATTGTTTGCAGAAGTGCATGTAGATGCATTATTTGGCTTATTAATGCTTTTgttgttattcatttattaatttagctcaGCGAGTTGTGCCTCGTATGAGCtgtgtcagcagggggcagtcagtgcgACTATGCATTATTTCTCAGCATGTCATGTAATCATTTTATTACATGGTTTTTAATTTAATGACAGCCCTTATATATGCCTATTGGTTGTGTGAATGAGCACAATGTTTAATTATACCACAGAAAATTCTCATCTGATCTCAAATGGTTTGTAGTATTATCAAAGGTTATGACAAAAGGCAAACTCACCTGCACTGCTTTGCTGGTTATTATAACTAGATGTCCTCCTAGAGTCACACAATAATCTCGAGTCTGCATCCAGTTCATCTTGACTGTAGAAAAGTAGTAACACTTTCCTCCAGAATGAATCCAGTGGACAGCACAAAGTGCAGAGCCTGTGCTCTCTTTATGGGAAAGAGGTAGTGATGATTCAATCTTTCATTTAATCACTATCTTTCCCTCTTT of the Xyrauchen texanus isolate HMW12.3.18 chromosome 10, RBS_HiC_50CHRs, whole genome shotgun sequence genome contains:
- the LOC127650197 gene encoding C-type lectin domain family 4 member E-like isoform X1; this translates as MDLICEDSSYIHFTRTASSDKSSHYKCLKPFDQERKKEVLLPKWTKVLLIVLSVSVVCALVGICALGMRLSHAKHCSISVSDQYHNDTDYKGKFEELRVQYEETLGKLNRLNHYKGQFEEFRVQYEETLGRLNRLNQSTGSALCAVHWIHSGGKCYYFSTVKMNWMQTRDYCVTLGGHLVIITSKAVQDFLVSEVKETHWIGLNDLETEGHWVWVNNQPLNDSMEFWMKRENGESEPDNWTKDHPAGEDCACLGHINGETDFWTDAFCFEEKRFVCEAPASV
- the LOC127650197 gene encoding C-type lectin domain family 4 member E-like isoform X2, which encodes MDLICEDSSYIHFTRTASSDKSSHYKCLKPFDQERKKEVLLPKWTKVLLIVLSVSVVCALVGICALGMRLSHAKHCSISVSDQYHNDTDYKGKFEELRVQYEETLGKLNRLNQSTGSALCAVHWIHSGGKCYYFSTVKMNWMQTRDYCVTLGGHLVIITSKAVQDFLVSEVKETHWIGLNDLETEGHWVWVNNQPLNDSMEFWMKRENGESEPDNWTKDHPAGEDCACLGHINGETDFWTDAFCFEEKRFVCEAPASV